The stretch of DNA GGCGGCCTCCGCGACGTCGAAGGCGGTGCCCATCCGGCCGAGGGGGCACTGGGATGCGCGGAGCGCCTTCATCCGCGCCAGGCCGCCCGCATAGGCGTTCGCGACGGTCTGCTCGATGCGGGGCGTGTCGATCAGGCCCGGGACGATCGTGTTGGCCCGGATGCCGTGGGGCGCGTTCTCGACCGCCAGCAGGCGCAGGTACTGGATGAGCGCCGCCTTGGTGGCCCCGTAGGCGAGATGCGGATAGCCGACTTCCCGGAGGCCCGCGATCGACGACGTGGCGAGGATCACGCCGCGCCGGCGCGCGCGCATGCCCGGGAGGACGGTCGTCGCCGCGACATGGAGCGCGGTGAGGTTCGCGTCGGCGATGCGGCGCCAGTCGGCGGCCGAGGTCTCGGTCGACGGACCAGCCTTTCCGATGCCGACGTTGAAGTAGAGGATGTCGATCCCGCCGCGCGCCGCGCCCGCCGCCGTGAGACAGGCTGCGAGGCCGGCATCGTCCGCGACGTCGACCCCGACCGCCTCGGCGCTGCCGCCATCGCCCAGGATCAGGTCCCGGGTCTCCTCGGCCGACGACCGGTCGCGGTCGGCGGCCACGACATGCGCGCCGGCCCGGGCATAGAGCAGGCCGATGGCCCGGCCGATGCCCCAGCCGGCCCCGATCGAGCCGGCGCCCAGCACCACCGCGACGCGCCCCTCGAGGTCGCGGGCAGGGACGGGTGCGGTCGCAGCCGCGCTCATCGCGCTGGTCCTCCCGCGGAGCGGTCAATGATGGCCTGTGGGGCGAGGTCCACGCGCACCTCCTGTCGCGATTGGGCGAACCGGCATCGGCGTCGCGCCGACGCAACGGATTACTGTTTCGGCACGCCGGCCTGCTCGATCACGGTCTTCCACTTCTGCAACTCGGTATCGACGCGCCGGCCCAGATCCTCCGGCGTCCCGCCCTCGGGCACGCCGCCGTTCTCGACGATGAAGGTCGCGAAGCCGGGCTCCTTGAGCATCGCGTTCACGGCCGCGTTGACGCGATCGACGATCGGCCGCGGGGTGTTGGCCGGCGCGAACAGCCCGAACCAGGCGCTGACGTCGTAGCGCGACAGGTCGGCGCTCTTGGCGGCTTCGGCGAGGGTGGGGACGTCGGGCGCCTGCGGCGAGCGCTTCAGCGTGGTGACCGCCAGCGCCTTCAGATTGCCCGCCGTCACGTAGGGATAGGCGGACGGCATGTTGTCGAAGATCATCTGGGTCTGGCCGCCCATTACCGACACGAGCGCCTGGGCGCTGCCGTGGAACGGCACGTGGGTCATGGTGACCCCGGTCATCGCCTTGAACATCTCGCCGGACAGGTGTGTCGAGGCGCCCGTCCCGGAGGAGGCGAAGTTGAGCGCGTCGGGATGGGCCTTGGCATAGGCGATGAGCTCGTCGATCGAGTTCACCGGCAGCGCCTTGTTGACGACCACGATGTTGGGGATCGTCTCGATCGACACGATCGGCACGAAGCTCTTGACCGGGTCGTAGCGCAGTTCCGTGTAGAGGTTCGGCGCGATCCCGTGGGAGGAGACCTGTCCGAGGAACAGGGTGTAGCCGTCGGGCTTCGCGTTGGCCGCGAGCGCGGTGCCGAGGGTACCGCCGGCCCCCGGCCGATTGTCGACCACCACGGTCTTGCCCAGGGCGCCGGACAGCCCCTCCGCGACCTTGCGGGCCAGGATGTCGGTGGCCCCGCCCGCCGAGTAGGGCACGATGATCGACACCGTCCGGGCGGGCCAGGCCGGTTGCGCCCGCGCGGCATCCGGCGCCTGCACCGCGCATCCGAGCGCCAGGATCGCTCCGAGCAGCGTTCTCAGGCCGCGCTGAGTTCTGGATGCCACGGTGTCCTCCCGGTTGGATCGCGTGCTTCGTGCCGCGTTTCTTGTGTCGTGTCGGTCTTGGTGGGCGTCAGACGGAGCCGATCGTCATCCCGCCGCATACGTAGAGAACCTGTCCGGTCACGAAGCCCGCGCGATCGGACAGGAAGAAGCTGACGGCGTCGGCGACGTCCTCCGGCGTGCCGAGGCGGGCCACCGGCACGGCGCCGATAATCGCGTCCGTGCGCGGATCGCCCGGCGGATTCACCGCGTCGAACAGGCTCGTCCGGATCGGGCCCGGCCCGACGGCGTTCACCGTGATGCCGTAGCGCCCGAGTTCCAGGGCCCAGGTCTTGGTCATGCCGTGCAAGCCGGCCTTGGTCGCCGCGTAGACGGTGCGCAGTTCCTTGCCCAGCGCGACCCGGCTGGAGATGTTGACGATGCGCCCCCGGCCGGCCGCCTTCATGCCCGGCAGGAGCGCCTGCGCGCAGAGGATCGGCGCCTTGAGGTTCACGGCCGCGACGGCGTCGAGGGTCGCGGGATCGGTGTCTGCGAGGGCGGCGGGCGCCACGATGCCGGCATTGTTGACGAGACGCGTCACGGTCCGGCCCGCGATGGCGTTCGCGAGCGTCCGCGGCAGCGCGGCCGCATCGGACAGGTCGGCCGCGACGAAGCTGTCCAGGGCGTCGTGCTCCGGCTTCACGATGTCGAGGACGATGACCTTGAAGCCGTCCGCGGTGAGGCGCCGCGCGATCGCCCCGCCGATGTTGCGGCTGCCGCCGGTGACGAGGGCGTAGTCGGGCATCGTCAGGCCTCGTACGGGATGGATTTGTCGACGAGGTCCCAGATGAAGCGGCCGCTCGGGCGCTGCTGCTCCTCGGCGATGTGGGCCACGAGGCCGGCCGTGCGGCCGATCAGCGAGAAGCCGCGCATCAGCTCGACCGGCACGCCCATCTCGCCGAGGAGGGCGGCGGTGGCGCCCGTGGCGTTGATGGTGATGTGCCGCCCGGCCCTCTGGTCGATCACCTCCGACAGGAGGCGGAGGGCGGCGACGTGGCGGCCGGCGAGGCCGTTCTCCGACCCGATCTCCAGGAGGCGGACGGCGCGCGGATCCTCCGGCCGGTGCAGGTGGTGGCCGAAGCCCGGCATGTGCACCTTGCGGGCCTTGTGGTTGTCCACGATGCGCTCCGCGAGGGCGCGCTGCGCATCGTCCTCGAGGGCGACGAGCTGGTTCAGGATCCGGGCGTTGTTCTCGACCGTGCCGACGAACTGGCTGCCGACCGCGAGGAGGCCGGCGGCCACCGCCCCCTGCATGTTCTCCGGCGCGCTCATGTAGATCGAGCGGGTCGCGATGGCGCTCGGCGTGAAGCCGTGCTCCATCATGGTGATCATGATCGCGTTGAGGACGCGGCGCTCGCCGTCCGAGACGTCCCGCCCCAGGATGTGGGCGGCGGCCTCCGCGACGAAGTCGGGGGCCGCGCCGGGCTTCAGGATGTCGGTGACGAGGTTCTTCTCGCGATAGTAGATCGCGTCCGAGGTGTGGTGGCTCAGGGCCGTGGTCGGTGGCTTCGTGCTCATGGCTCCTGCCTTTCCCGAGCTTCGCGCGCGATGTGGTCCTCGACCAGGATCTGCTTCTGCAGCTTCCCGTAATTGTTCCGGGGCAGGGAATCGTAGATCGTGATCGACTTCGGCGCCTTCACCGAGCCCAGCCGATCCTTGACGAAGCGGATGATCGCCTCGGGATCTGCCGCCATGCCGTTGCGCAACTCGACGGCGCCGTGGACCGCCTCGCCCCACTTGTCGTCCGGCACGCCGTAGATCGCGCAATCGGCGACGGCCGCGTGCTGGCCGAGCACCGGCTCGACATCGACCGGGTAGACATTGAAGCCGCCCGTGATGATCAGGTCCTTCGCCCGCCCCTTGATGGACAGGAAGCCCTCTTCGTCGAAGCTCCCGAGATCGCCGGTGAGCAGCCAGCCGTCCCGGATCGTCTCGGCCGTCTTGTCCGGCTGCTTCCAGTAGCCCGTCATGACCAGGTCGCCGCGGATGGCGATCTCGCCGTCGGCGCCGGTCGGGCGGATGTTGCCCTCGGGATCCAGAATGGCGACCCGAGTCAGCATCGTTTCCCGGCCGACGGTCGCGCGCTTCTCCGGGCGCGTGAGTTCCTCGGCCGAGATCATAGTGGCGATCTGCGGCGCCTCGGTCTGGCCGTAGGTCGAGGCGATGCAGGGGCCGAACACGGATTGCGCCTCGGCGATCGCGTCCGGCCGCATCGCCGCCGAGCCGTAGACGAGGTTGCGCAGGTGCGGATACGCGCCGCGCCGCGCCGCCGGCAGCTCCATCATCATGTAGATCAGCGTTGGCGGCAGGAAGGTCGTGGCGATGCGCTCCTCGGCGAAGCAGCGCAGGATCTCGTCCGGACGCGGCTGGTCGAGCAGGACGAGCGTGCCGCCGGTGCCCAGCGTCGGCAGGATGTAGGTCGAGGTGCCGTGCGTGATCGGCGCCGCCGCCAGCAGGCGGTCGCCCGGCTTGAGGTCCCAGGCGGCGACCTGCGTGGCGATGTTGGTGTTCCAGGCCCGATAGGGCTGCATCACGCCCTTCGGCTTGCCGGTCGTCCCGCCGGTGAACTTGATGGCCTGCGTCGCGTGGAGCGGGTGGGCGTGGAAGCGCGGCGCCGCCCCGGCGTGATCCCGCACGAGACCGCCCGTCGTCCCCGCGCGCCCGTCCCGGTCCGCCACCAGGATCCGGGCGCCGGCCCCTTCGACGAGGGGGCGTGCCGCCGCGTCGGCGATCACGATCGAGGCTTCCGTAAAGGCGATGCCGAGCCCGATCTCGGCCGCCTTGTTCTTCGGATAGAGCGGAACCCAGACCTTTCCGGCCGCCACCACCGCCAGCCACGCCACGACGTGCTCGACGTGGTTGAAGCAGCAGAGGCCGACCCGCGATTGCGGCTCCGGGTCGAGCGCC from Methylobacterium sp. PvR107 encodes:
- a CDS encoding SDR family NAD(P)-dependent oxidoreductase, which translates into the protein MSAAATAPVPARDLEGRVAVVLGAGSIGAGWGIGRAIGLLYARAGAHVVAADRDRSSAEETRDLILGDGGSAEAVGVDVADDAGLAACLTAAGAARGGIDILYFNVGIGKAGPSTETSAADWRRIADANLTALHVAATTVLPGMRARRRGVILATSSIAGLREVGYPHLAYGATKAALIQYLRLLAVENAPHGIRANTIVPGLIDTPRIEQTVANAYAGGLARMKALRASQCPLGRMGTAFDVAEAALFLASDRAAYVTGTELLVDGGLAATARGPSLG
- a CDS encoding tripartite tricarboxylate transporter substrate binding protein: MASRTQRGLRTLLGAILALGCAVQAPDAARAQPAWPARTVSIIVPYSAGGATDILARKVAEGLSGALGKTVVVDNRPGAGGTLGTALAANAKPDGYTLFLGQVSSHGIAPNLYTELRYDPVKSFVPIVSIETIPNIVVVNKALPVNSIDELIAYAKAHPDALNFASSGTGASTHLSGEMFKAMTGVTMTHVPFHGSAQALVSVMGGQTQMIFDNMPSAYPYVTAGNLKALAVTTLKRSPQAPDVPTLAEAAKSADLSRYDVSAWFGLFAPANTPRPIVDRVNAAVNAMLKEPGFATFIVENGGVPEGGTPEDLGRRVDTELQKWKTVIEQAGVPKQ
- a CDS encoding SDR family NAD(P)-dependent oxidoreductase, with protein sequence MPDYALVTGGSRNIGGAIARRLTADGFKVIVLDIVKPEHDALDSFVAADLSDAAALPRTLANAIAGRTVTRLVNNAGIVAPAALADTDPATLDAVAAVNLKAPILCAQALLPGMKAAGRGRIVNISSRVALGKELRTVYAATKAGLHGMTKTWALELGRYGITVNAVGPGPIRTSLFDAVNPPGDPRTDAIIGAVPVARLGTPEDVADAVSFFLSDRAGFVTGQVLYVCGGMTIGSV
- a CDS encoding citryl-CoA lyase, whose protein sequence is MSTKPPTTALSHHTSDAIYYREKNLVTDILKPGAAPDFVAEAAAHILGRDVSDGERRVLNAIMITMMEHGFTPSAIATRSIYMSAPENMQGAVAAGLLAVGSQFVGTVENNARILNQLVALEDDAQRALAERIVDNHKARKVHMPGFGHHLHRPEDPRAVRLLEIGSENGLAGRHVAALRLLSEVIDQRAGRHITINATGATAALLGEMGVPVELMRGFSLIGRTAGLVAHIAEEQQRPSGRFIWDLVDKSIPYEA
- a CDS encoding class I adenylate-forming enzyme family protein encodes the protein MYPIDLFHRQAARTPERVALEFRDERLTYADLAARVGALAAGLQALDPEPQSRVGLCCFNHVEHVVAWLAVVAAGKVWVPLYPKNKAAEIGLGIAFTEASIVIADAAARPLVEGAGARILVADRDGRAGTTGGLVRDHAGAAPRFHAHPLHATQAIKFTGGTTGKPKGVMQPYRAWNTNIATQVAAWDLKPGDRLLAAAPITHGTSTYILPTLGTGGTLVLLDQPRPDEILRCFAEERIATTFLPPTLIYMMMELPAARRGAYPHLRNLVYGSAAMRPDAIAEAQSVFGPCIASTYGQTEAPQIATMISAEELTRPEKRATVGRETMLTRVAILDPEGNIRPTGADGEIAIRGDLVMTGYWKQPDKTAETIRDGWLLTGDLGSFDEEGFLSIKGRAKDLIITGGFNVYPVDVEPVLGQHAAVADCAIYGVPDDKWGEAVHGAVELRNGMAADPEAIIRFVKDRLGSVKAPKSITIYDSLPRNNYGKLQKQILVEDHIAREARERQEP